GAAGGGTCACTATCCCCAGAACGATGTTGGAGACGACCAATGACAGAACAGTAGGACTCAGATCAAATGGAGGATGATGCTCTGGAACTGTGGAAAGGGTATCAGTGAATTCATATTATATTCATGAGCGCTTAGGAAGATCATCAAACAGTATGTAATCAAAAGCTGATGGTGATATTGAATAGCTTGTTGAGGCAGATGTATGGGATCGCTTTGAGGTAGGTCATTtgcatgaatatactgtattgCTGTGGCAATGTACAGATTAAATGGGATTTACCTTGAAGGTCCAGCTTGGTCCCGTCTCCAAACAGTATCTCCCCACATGAGGCCACAGCACAGTAGTAAGTCCCAGCATCAGATAAGCTGAGGTTCCTCTTGGGGAGGTTGTAGACACAGCTCTGTGTAGGAGACCCAGCCTCAGTGCTCTTCTCACACTGATCACTCCTGTTTCCATGGGTGTAAATGATTCCTGGACGGGATTCTCCTGAGCCATGTCTGAACCAAAGGACACTGCGTTCTCCTGCACAGGTCTTAGTGTGTATTGTACAGTTCAGAGTCACAGAGTCTCCTGGCTGGACTGACTCAGACACAGGCTGCTGGAGCACAGACATGCTGTTGGACTCTGAGTCTGAAGGCGTTTGGGTGAAAAATATTACAGCCATGTATTCATCAGTAGCATTTGAATAAACAGTTGTACGAACATCAACATGTCAACATACAGGGCCACAAAATGTGCAATGGTGTAAAAAGTCCtcaatgtcatacttgagtaaaagtaatgaTGCCTTAATAGAAATTTCTCAAGTAAACgtgaaagtcacctagtaaaataatacttgagtaaaagtctaaaagtatctggttttaaatgtacttaagtacagttGGGGGGAAAGTACTCAAATGTCAAGTGaatgctatacatcaaattccttCTATTATGCAAACTAGACGGCACACtctcacactccaacactcaagacATAATTTACACAAACCCGGtatatgtgtttagtgagttcgccatatcagaggcagtagagatgacaaTGCGTTATATTGTTAAATGTATGTGCGTCAATTGGACCATATTGCTGTCCTGcctgacatttgaaatgtatgagtacttttgggtgtcagggaacatttatgggagtaaaaagtagatattttctttaggaatgtagtggagtaaaagtcaaagttgtcaaaaaatataaatggtaaagtaaagtacagataccccaaaaaacaacttaattagtactttaaagtatttatacttgggtactttacaccactgaacattttgaaattgaaaaaataaatgtttagctACCTTTGACAAATAAAACAGTTCCCTCTCCAATAGTGAGCTCATAGATGACTCTAGTGGAACAATAGTATGTAGCTGAGTCCCCTGGCTGTGTCTTGGAAATGGTCAGGTTACAGGTGTAGAGTCCTCTCCTCACACCCAAACGCTTGGTCTGAGTAAAGTCCTTGATAAAATTGTTGGAATAAAAACTATCTTGGCCAATATATGGTGATGACGCCATGTGAAGGGGTTTCTGTCCAACACTCTGCTTGAACCAATCAAAACTGGTCACTGACACATTTGGACGAAAGCAAGTGAGAGTCACAGAGCCTCCCAGCTCAGTAACCATCACAGGGGTTGGTTGGATTACGTTTGGTTTGGTGAAAGCACAAACTGTCaaagtaaacaaacaaaatggATCAAAGACAAAGACATGGATCAACCATTTCTATTAAAACGACATACTTCAAATGATTAAAAAAGGAACTCAATTAAAACGTCTTACACTTACCCAAGTTgatgtaaaacaaaaataagtGTCTGACCATCATTTTTACATCAGTCACTTCTGCACTGCATAGTGTGTGGGTCTGACAGTGGGGCACCTTATATATGATGACACTTTACATGTAGCCGTCATACAGTGGGAGGGAACACTGAAACGAGAGATTTTATTGGCTGACTACCATCTTACAAGTGTGTCCTCTGGCTTACCATAGTTCAAAAACGTTTAAAGAAGACATTGTAAGTAAGTCAGAGTTACTGGATTCTGCCAATAAAATATTGGCTTGATACggttgcttcttttttttttagaaattaaACCTTTACTGAAATTTGTTAATCAAAAATCAGTTCAAAACATCAGTTTTTATGTTTGGACAGGAAACAGAGAAGAGTCTCATTCCGCTTTCTACAGCTAGTACCTCAGGTACTACTGTGTCCAGAGGTTGAACTAACCCTCAATGGGAATTTACCCACCATAGCATAACAACTGCATATCCAGCATGCTCTTGGTTTTCATCCTAGGCCCCTAGGTGGCTAATAAACACATATGTGGCTATGACATAATATGAGTTAACCCTATCTAAAAGTGTGCCTAGATCGAACAAATAGGGAGAATACCCATGACCTCTTGATTAGTGAAAGATCTCATAACTTACCCACACTTCACTGCTTGTTGCCCAGTGGCTGTATAGGGCACTTTTTTTCAAATACAAGGTTTGGGTGGGAAGGAACCTACTATACCCCGAGTAAGATTCATTATCTATCAAAGTCAGCCCACAGATATAAATAGATGGATGATGACAAGGCTTGATGGAATCGGAATTTGGTTGtggccagtggtggaaaaagtacacaattgtcatactcgagtaaaagtaaagataccttaatagaaaatgactcaagtaaaagagagtcacccagtaaaatactacttgagtaaaagtctaaaagtatttggttttaaatatatttaagtatcaaaagtaaatgttattGCTAAAATATAGTTGAAAGTagaagtataaataatttaaaattccttataataagcaaaccagacagcaccttTTTCGTGTTATTGTAATGTATggatagccaagggcacactccaacactgagacataatttacaaacgaagcatgtgtgtttagtgagtccgtcagatcagaggcagtaggataaGTGCGTgaatgttcctgtcctgctaagcattcaaaatgtaacaagtacttttgggtatccgtgaaaatgtatggagtaaaaagtacataattttctttagtaatgtactgaagtaaaagtaaaagttgtcaaaaatatgagtagtaaagtaaagtacagataccccgaaaaactacttaagtagtactttaaagaaTTTTTACTGAGGTAATTCACACCACTGTTTGTGGCTCACAAACTTCTCTGAATCATTTTATCCAGAAACAAACTGTTTGTGTATTGGTTTCCTTGACTTTAATGGTGGCTAATCTGACGCAGGCTAACTCAGAACAACAGGCCCTGTGTTCTGGAATCTAATCTGTTTACTGGAGAGTAAGACATGTGGTTTGGCCCCTTATGACAATtgtatcatcatcattattatcatcattatatTACATATAAACATTGACTCTTATTTTTAAATTTATGAGTGCAAATCAACGTAACTTTTTTATTTATAATTTGGGGGTATGAAATAGAAAATAGAAATTGCTCAAATCCCTACAGAATTTGAACTTGATGACCTGCTGTGGTTCTCATCATTGTCCACTAGAGCGCGGCATTCTCTCATATTTCAcctttggataggtattgctgaCAGCGTCACGAAATCGATGCGCAGGCTTTAATGGGGCAGcagtttgtgtgttgttgtgattctggacgGAAagatagcaacaatgacaagaaactgccatgtggggaatcgtaaaTCGCTAATTGAAATTAGTtgcatcttgttcttgataccatgtcttattttgaggtgttttgactggttTCATGTCAAATATGGCAAAAATGTGCTGTAAGGAtatatttgagagacaacaagtgaaATATAgattacatgttgtcaacaaccTAAACCAACTCCATCTGTTTTGCCCTATagtttgttgctaaacaaccaaaccATCTAATAAGAATTCACACTTATAATCTACCCAAAATACTGATAATCTCCAATTCATAGGAGACAAaacatatttaataaataaataaataaactgttcTTTGAATTTATCCCAGGAAAATTATTAAAGGTCTTCATGCAATTTGTAGGTTACTATTTGTAACAGTGGTCGGTCAGGTATTTGAGGCGTGTACTTCATCCCCTACGGTATGAGAGGGAACAGGCAGGAGGCGCGCGAGATGCTCGAGAATCCTGTTCGGTCCTCTTCACTCGCTCCAGCCCCGCCTCACTACGACAACGCTGCCTGCCTGGTCCATCCGCATCTGTCACAACTGTCTGCGGCTGCTTGAGCTCCGTGGCATGCCCTCAGTTATACCGGGATTTAGGTGGAGGTTTTCACGAGAAAGATAGTTATGTCGGAGGTACGGAAATTTACCAAAAGGTTGAGTAAACCAGGAACTGCGGCGGAACTCAGGCAAAGCGTCTCCGAGGCTGTGAGGACATCGGTGATTGTGGTTAGTATGATGATGGCTAATAATCTCTTCTTTGGCTAGCTAACGGTAGCCTACCTTGCTGTCCAAACCCGCTCACGAAACCATAGCCCGAGGGTCCGCTCCATTTATTCTGTTTAATCCGGAAAAGCCTATGTGTACTTTTAGTTCATAACGTTACTTGAATGTCTGAATGTCGAAAGACAAATGTTTCCCCCCAGTTATTATCGAAGACGCGTGTCAGCGTCTCACCATTTCCTCTACGTCACCCACTGAGCAGAGCTTGCTACGTTGGATTGGGATACAAGCTACCTCTTTAAATTTAAACATGCGTATTACGTCGTAATTAGCCGGTAATTAAGCAGTGACGGTTAGCAGAAAATGACCGTATTGAAACGGGATAATGTCCATATAAAGGAAGTATCGTATTTGCAGTATGTGTCTTTTCCCTGTGGATAGTGGTGTGACATTGTTCACGCAGATCAGAAGAGAGAACACATGGTATTCCATTGGTCTTGGCTCCAGCTCCAGCGGCGGCTTTTGTGTGCTTGAGAATTGAGCAGTGCCAGTTCTGAGGTTGAATGTGCAGCTAGACTGCATGGTTTGCCTAGCTATCCCTATTCCCTGTCGTGTAGCCTGGTCCTTTCTTTCCCCAGTATTGAATATTTGATGTTCCAGGCATGTAAAGTATCATTATTGATCCTGGTGGTCTTTGATTATAGCTAGGCCTACAGTAAGAGTTCAGTCTCTATAGAAGCATTTCCTTTTTCTTTGTTGAAAGGACAATAGTAAGTGCTGTATCATGGATCATGATTTGTGCACTGGTCGGGGTTTGTGTTACAGTTGGACTGTGTGTAGTATTGGCCTGAAACCCTGATGATGCAGGGTATGGCTTGAGATAAATTGCATTTAATGCTGAAGAGGCACTGAGATTTAATCACTCACACAGGGCTCCTTTTGGtcctctgtggtgtgtgtgtgtgtgtgtgtgtgtgtgtgtgtgtgtgtacgtacatgACCTCTAGGGTTGTTTGACCTCATGCCCTCTTGATTTGTCATCATGATAGTTCTCCACGGTAAACTCTCCCACACTGTCAATGTCATCTGATTCGCTagacttttctctctttctcatatgATGCAACCAATTGAAAATCCCAGCCAAGAAAACATTCAGTGGACTTTTGCAGATCTCTTAGGCCAGATCTTTTTATTCACAAATATCTCCACTCAAGTGAAGTCAATCAGGCATAGTAATCTTGTGATGAGGTTTGACGCTGACTGACGTGTGCAAGGCAACACAGGTTCCGATGTGTGTTGTGTCTGGTTGAGCAGATGATCCTCAGGGTAATGGTCGCCGTGGTAATGAAGAACAAGCCCTGTTTTGTGGAGGTCATGGAGCAGGCATTCTCACATGGGGATTCCCTGGAGGCATGCTCCAACCatgcttcctgtgtgtgtgtgtgtgtgtgtcacttatGTCAATGGGGCTGCTTGTCTTATTCTCCTTCCTGGAATTAACAGTTTTCTGCTCTTTCCATATTCCTGTATCTCTTAGTTGGTGTGTCTAGAAATGACCTTTCCTACATTCAATTGGAGGGGTAGGTATTTACTTTGTTCTGGGCTCCATTCTCTGTGATCTGAAAGCTCAATTAAAAGCCTTAACCTAGTTTCAGCTCATAAGACATTGAGACGTTTTGAATGTTAGCTGAAATGAACATACTGTAATTGACTAGGGTCGCTTAGATCATAAGGAAGCTCCTGAAGAGTCTCAAGAGGTGTTGTTTAGATCTTGTCTAGAGGAATGATATACATATAAGATTGTGTATTTACTCAAATCAAGTCAGGTCAAGGGTTGTGGAACATGGGAAGTCTGTGTTCTCAGTAAACACACAGACTGTAGTACTTACTGGGGTCAGGGGGAGGACATTGGAACtgttggtgcatgtgtgtgtgtgtgtgtgtgtttgtgcttgcgTGCATATGTACACATTAATCGCCAGTAGTAAAGCCCATCTGCTAGAGATAGACTTCTCCTCTGTCTTTCCACTGAACTGTATAAGACGCACAGCAATCTGGAAAAGTACTTCTCTCGCTAACATTATAGCCAAAGCCAGTGATGGTGTTTAGAGTGTCCGGGGCCAGATTGATTGCTGAGTTGAAAAACCGGTGTGACGTACAGTAAAGTCCCATAAAGAGATGAGAAAGTGACTATATATGGGCGAATGTAGCAGGCAGGCGGCTACGCCCCAACCAGAACTAACCCCTTCTTCCTCCTTTCTTGCTCTTTCGTTTTCTTTCTCTCCCAGGCTGTTCTTCTCTAAAGGAGTTGAGCcagaactctctctctttctctccctctctcttttcctctctctctctatctctcctatgactctctctctccccttctctctccctctctatctcttcgctctctctctctctctctctctctctctctctctctctctctctctctctctcacacgaaCTGTCGCAATGGAACTGTATCTTCTGGTTCTGTGGTTCCACTGCTGCCCAACCTGTTGCACATGACAGGAAGCTGCTACTCTCCTCTGAGCTGCTAGAAGTAATGCATTAAGCAGGCAGCAGAACCTACCTACAGTAGCTGATTGTAACGCCGAGCGATTATGTTGTTtaccatgtacagttgaagttggaagtttacatacaccttagccaaatacatttaaactaagattttcacaattcctaacatttaatcctagtaaaaattccctgtcttaggtcagttaggatcaccactttattttaagaaagaaaagagccgataccgattaatcggccatttttgtttatttatttatttgtaataatgacaattacaacaacactgaatgaacacttattttaacttaatataatacatcaataaaatcaatttagcctcaagtaaataatgaaacatgttcaatttggtttaaataatacaaaaacaaagtgttggagaagaaagtaaaagtgcaatatgtgctatgtaagaaagctaacgtttcagttccttactcagaacatgagaacatatgaaagctggtggttccttttaacatgagtcttcaatattcccaggtaagaagttttaggttgtagttattataggaattataggactatttcccgcTATACCATtagtatttcattaacctttgactattggatgttcttataggcactttagtattgccagtgtaacagtacagcttccgtccctctcctcgctcctccctgggaaccagcaacacaatgacaacagccaccatcgaagcagcgttactcaagcagagcaaggggaataactactagaaggctcagagcgagtgacttttggaatgctattagcgcgcactaactagctagccatttcacttcggttacaccagcctcatctcgggagttgataggcttgaagtcataaacagcgcaatgcttgacgcacaacgaagagctgctggcaaaacacccgaaagtgctgtttgaatgaatgtttacgcgcctgcttctgcctaccaccgctcagtcagatacttagatacttgtatgcttgtatgctcagtcagattatatgcaacgcaggacacgctagataatatctagtaatatcatcattaatgtgtagttaactagtgattatgattgattgttttttataagataagtttaatgctagcaagcaacttaccttggcttactgcattcgcgtaacaggcagtctccttgcggagtgcaacgagagagaggcaggtcgttattgcattgaactagttaactgtaaggttgcaagattcgatcccccgagctgacaaggtgaaaatctgttgttctgcccctgaacaaggcagttaacccaccgttcctaggccatcattgaaaataagaatgtgttcttaacggacttgcctagttaattaaagattaaataaaggtgtaaaaaaaaaaaatataataaaaaatttaaaaaatcagcgcccaaaaataccgatttcttaTTGTTATGAAAagttgaaatcggccctaattatccggccattctgattaatcggtcgacctctagtttacatacactcaattagtatttggtagcattgcctttaaattgcttaacttgggtcaaacgttttgggtagcattccacaagcttcccagaataagttgggtgaattttggcccattcctcctgacagagctggtgtaactgagttaggtttgtaggcctccttgctcacacacgctttttcagttctgcccacaaatgtgctataggattgaggtcagggctttgtgatggccactccaataccttgactttgttgtccttaagctattttgccacaact
This Oncorhynchus clarkii lewisi isolate Uvic-CL-2024 chromosome 21, UVic_Ocla_1.0, whole genome shotgun sequence DNA region includes the following protein-coding sequences:
- the LOC139378949 gene encoding immunoglobulin lambda-1 light chain-like; the encoded protein is MVTELGGSVTLTCFRPNVSVTSFDWFKQSVGQKPLHMASSPYIGQDSFYSNNFIKDFTQTKRLGVRRGLYTCNLTISKTQPGDSATYYCSTRVIYELTIGEGTVLFVKDSESNSMSVLQQPVSESVQPGDSVTLNCTIHTKTCAGERSVLWFRHGSGESRPGIIYTHGNRSDQCEKSTEAGSPTQSCVYNLPKRNLSLSDAGTYYCAVASCGEILFGDGTKLDLQVPEHHPPFDLSPTVLSLVVSNIVLGIVTLLLVWALCKTLNRDSRGRTDVPTSQGNQNQDSDVLNYAAVSFTPKKKSSSRTARKKTSREDAVYSDVRNLQQQ